One segment of Aggregicoccus sp. 17bor-14 DNA contains the following:
- a CDS encoding ABC transporter ATP-binding protein, which produces MLQTYLRLARFGRPHLGLLALAFLFMGILGLATGAYAYLMGPALRFLLSGGEGGFGGTHHVPWLSSLSREQALWGMPFAVIVLALIKGASYLGQFYFAGLFGQRVVMDLRRELFVHLTALSPTQLSRERAGDLLSHFSADAQAVETAATLTVASYIRDSLQVLVLSAVALSLSPGLGLVMLCVLPVALLPASRFTRAVLKGTREGQAQLGLLAGQLHEGLGGLRTIQAFNGQEAELARFNAHARAHEEAVVRAAWARAAVPGVMEIIAAAALAGALTWAALTRALPPENLLSFLTALVLVYQPMKALGRVTQYGVVAGVAGERLFALFDRRHPVQDAAGATQAPALSQGVRLEQVHFAYGPRRALEGLDLELPLGKVSALVGPSGGGKSTVTSLLLRFERPQEGRLLLDGVDAERYRAASVRAQFSLVTQEPLLFSGSVLENLRFAHPTASLEEVVAAARVANADGFIRALPQGYDTPVGERGVTLSGGQRQRLCIARAVLSRAPVLLLDEATSSLDPESEREVQAALAEVLPGRTALVIAHRLDTVVHADVIHVVEAGRIVESGTHAQLLAAGRRYAQLWRLQHGEVEGSAA; this is translated from the coding sequence GTGCTCCAGACCTACCTGAGGCTCGCGCGCTTCGGCCGCCCCCACCTGGGGCTGCTCGCGCTCGCCTTTCTCTTCATGGGCATCCTCGGGCTCGCCACCGGGGCCTACGCGTACCTGATGGGCCCGGCCCTGCGCTTCCTGCTCTCGGGAGGGGAGGGCGGCTTCGGCGGCACCCACCACGTGCCCTGGCTCTCGAGCCTCAGCCGCGAGCAGGCCCTGTGGGGCATGCCCTTCGCCGTCATCGTGCTCGCGCTGATCAAGGGCGCGAGCTACCTCGGGCAGTTCTACTTCGCGGGCCTCTTCGGCCAGCGCGTGGTGATGGACCTGCGGCGCGAGCTCTTCGTGCACCTCACCGCGCTCTCGCCCACGCAGCTCTCTCGCGAGCGCGCGGGGGATCTGCTCAGCCACTTCTCCGCGGACGCGCAGGCGGTGGAGACCGCCGCCACCCTCACCGTCGCCTCGTACATCCGCGACTCCCTCCAGGTCCTGGTGCTCTCCGCGGTGGCGCTCAGCCTCAGCCCGGGCCTGGGCCTGGTGATGCTCTGCGTGCTGCCGGTCGCGCTGCTGCCGGCCTCGCGCTTCACCCGCGCGGTGCTCAAGGGCACGCGCGAGGGCCAGGCCCAGCTCGGCCTGCTCGCGGGCCAGCTGCACGAGGGGCTCGGGGGCCTGCGCACCATCCAGGCCTTCAACGGGCAGGAGGCGGAGCTCGCGCGCTTCAACGCCCACGCGCGCGCCCACGAGGAGGCGGTGGTACGCGCGGCCTGGGCGCGCGCCGCGGTGCCCGGGGTGATGGAGATCATCGCCGCCGCCGCGCTCGCTGGCGCGCTCACCTGGGCGGCGCTCACCCGCGCGCTGCCCCCCGAGAACCTGCTCTCCTTCCTCACCGCGCTGGTGCTCGTGTACCAGCCGATGAAGGCGCTGGGCCGGGTCACGCAGTACGGTGTGGTGGCGGGCGTGGCCGGCGAGCGGCTCTTCGCGCTCTTCGACCGCCGCCACCCCGTCCAGGATGCTGCGGGCGCCACGCAGGCGCCTGCGCTCTCGCAGGGCGTTCGCCTGGAGCAGGTGCACTTCGCCTACGGCCCGCGCCGCGCGCTGGAGGGGTTGGACCTCGAGCTGCCGCTCGGCAAGGTGAGCGCCCTGGTGGGCCCCAGCGGCGGTGGCAAGAGCACGGTGACGTCGCTGCTGCTGCGCTTCGAGCGCCCGCAGGAGGGCCGGCTGCTGCTGGACGGCGTGGACGCGGAGCGCTACCGCGCGGCGAGCGTGCGGGCGCAGTTCTCGCTCGTCACCCAGGAGCCGCTGCTCTTCTCGGGCTCGGTGCTGGAGAACCTGCGCTTCGCGCACCCCACGGCGAGCCTCGAGGAGGTGGTCGCCGCAGCGCGCGTGGCGAACGCCGACGGCTTCATCCGCGCGCTGCCGCAGGGCTACGACACGCCGGTGGGCGAGCGCGGGGTGACCTTGAGCGGGGGCCAGCGCCAGCGCCTGTGCATCGCGCGCGCGGTGCTCTCGCGCGCCCCGGTGCTGCTGCTGGACGAGGCGACGAGCAGCCTGGACCCGGAGAGCGAGCGCGAGGTGCAGGCGGCGCTCGCCGAGGTGCTCCCGGGACGCACCGCGCTGGTCATCGCCCACCGGCTGGACACCGTGGTCCACGCGGACGTCATCCACGTGGTGGAGGCCGGCCGCATCGTCGAGTCCGGCACGCACGCGCAGCTGCTCGCCGCGGGCCGGCGCTACGCGCAGCTCTGGCGCCTGCAGCACGGAGAGGTGGAGGGCAGCG